The genomic stretch TGTAGGAGTATATGTTTTTATTTCATGTATTGTCTCTAAATATAATATTCTTTTGTTTATCCTACTTTGATTAAAATAACAAATAACTAAGGTTGATGTGCCTTACTGCCATGGGTAAGCTGTGCCTCAAGCTATGTTACTCCAACACGGCTTGAAGTGTCGGATACGGGTGCGTATCCAAGTGTCGGACACGGCTATTttatgaaaaattgtcaagttttTGTTCTAAAATGAAGTGTCTAAGTGTCATACCAGTGTCCAAGGATCGAGTGTCGGACACGGGTACGTGAGCCCATATGAAGTGTCGAAGTAACATAGGCCTCAAGTTTAGATCAATCTTTGAGCAGAGGTTGTCTAGCTCAAATTCAGCTCTGTTTGATGACTCTGCTTATTGAATATGCAACCTGTTTTCCTTGTGCCTATCGTAATAGATGGGTTGTGATTGGATACCTTTGGTGCGGAGGACTAAGCATGCACTAGCTGCTAAAGGCTTAGTCTTCTTTCATGAGCCACCTCGTCAGAAACACGATCAAACTGCATTGCTATTTAATATTTTCTCCGGCCGTAAAAGAAATGAATGGTTGAGGAACGAGGTGGTTAGGGAGAAAGTAGGTGTCGCATCAATTGAAGATAAGATGAGGGAAAACCGTTTAAGGTGGTTTGGCCATGTGCGATGGAGGTCACTGAAGGCACGGGTTAGGAGGCTTGAGAAATGGGGAAAGGATAATATTGTTAGGGCAAGGGGATTACCGAAATAAAGATGAATAAGGGTGATTGTAAATGATATGAATTGTTGTTTGGGGATTAGTAAGAATATGGCACTGGAGAGGATGTTATAGAGAGAAACATTACATGCTGTACGCGTTGTTTGAGTTGTGGATATTTGCTTACTTATTTTAACTATCCTTTTACTTAAGAATTCTATGACgtacggagtattattttacAAACCTCTGTTGGCACTTCAATTTTTGTTTATTCACACTTtgctttgttttatttttaaaatgtaCTTGTTTCACATACCCAAACGGTTTCGGATGATGATATATGTTAGCCAACCCCAAATCATGTTGCTGTAGATGGTCTTTATTTCCTGATTGACTGTTTTCAGGACATTAACTGTGGAACTCTATTCTGATAGTAACATATATTGCATGAGCTGCAATGTCTGTTTTACAGTATGGTTACACACTTTCTTTTGTTAAGGTCCTTTGATATATGATAATCTGAAGGGTCCACCTAGATGGAGTGACAGGGAAATGGTGCCAGTTTTTGTGGTTATTACTATAAAAAATAATCCTTTTCAGGTATTGGTTGTACATTCGAGGATCTAAAATCGACGCTCTTTAATGAGGATTGGTGGCATTAAAGTGGCGTGTATATTATTTTTGGTGTTTTCAACTTTTCGTCTTTTCTACCATAATACTTGTTTCCAATATAATCAAGTTATGTGGAATGTCCTGTTACTCTCACTCATGGCTGATTTGCTTTTCTCACATTTTTGATGGAAATTATTTATGTTGTTcaaatttttgttttctttttgtttAGATTTGAAACGGTTGATATGACCAGAAGGTTGTTGATACCAATTGTCGTCCTCCAGAACCATAATCGTTACAGCATTATGAATCAAGGCCATAATTACAGCATAGATGTTGAAGCAATCAAAGCTGAAGTAAGTTGTTCATATCCTTATAACGTTGTACTAGATTGATGCTTACGGGATAGTTGCAATTTGAGTTTCCTTGTCTCGTGTCCTGTCGCATCTTGTACTCCAGCATGTCCCTTTGAATACATGACAATTAGACCTGTCAAAGTTTGACTCCACTCGTAAACCGACTTGATGGGACCCTTTTAAATTGCAGGGTCAAGACCTGTAAATCTTGACCCGTGACCCAATCGACCCGATCCCGAAATGACCTGTTAATTTAGGGTCAAAACCCGACCTCACCTGCTTGACCCCAATGGGTCAAATAATAAGCTTCGTTAAATATGACTAAGTGATATTTttataatattaatatttataaatGAAATGTTAAATAATAGTAATTAAAAGAATATTAATTTTTTACTTAAAATTACTAACATGATTACAAAACTCAATTTGTAtaattttcatattatttaataataaaataattattaaaattactaaatttttataattattttgtTATAAGCATGGTAACTAATGAAtgtgattaaaatattaatattaaagaTATATTAATTTTTTAAATGGAAAAAGGCATATTCTGACCCTTCCGACCAGTGACCCCATATATCATGAGCCGTTTTCTAACTCAAAATGTATAACTCCATTGAATGCTTATTACAAACCAAGAGTTTTATATTCATGCATACTTGTCCAGCTGTCTGgaaatttacattttttttctagAGCTTATCTGATTTTGCAAAATCTGAAAGATACCTACTTCCTCATCATTTAATTGCTCTcctcaattttaaggaatttccATGGTGCAGGATTCCACGTTATGTTATGCACAGTTTCACAAGATTTAAGAGGTTTTGATGAGCATTAGTTGCTGCCTTTACTGATATTCTGTTGTTAGTTAGTGATTGGACTTGAAGGCTGCATATGGGCTTTGCATGTGTGAATAGATAATCTTTGGTACTTAATTAAGAATTGTCTTCGTTGGAAATTACGAACAAGTGAACTGAACAATTCAGATAACTGTATCTGTCGTGTATGTTCTTTTATAATGAAGGTTGTTTCGTTAGACGTAGGTTCTGACATTCATCATGTATGTTCTTCTACAAAGAAGTTTATTTACTGAAATGTTTATAAATTTAGGGGTGTTCATCTTCATAACTTTGTTTTCTTTTCCAGGTTAAGAAAATGGTTCACCAAAATCAAGATGTTGTCATCGTAGGTGGTGTACATGCATTACACCAGCATGAGAAATTGGCAATTGCCGTTGCTGAAGCAACAAGAGGCAATTCAGTGCACGAAACAAAGAATGATGGACGCTTTCATGTTCGGACAAAGACATATCTTGATGGCGCTATTCTTAAAGAGGTCAGTTTTTGCTGGCCCTACTTATTTTATGTCCCATATTATTTTGTCAGTATTCAAAAGCTTACAATTATATCTTATCATGGTGAGTGTATCAAAAGAACCGCTGTATGCTGAAGTCATGGGATTTCTGTTAGAATAAACTTGTTTTGTTTTACATCAGTTTAGATAGGAGTTTTTAATCAGAAGATGCAACTCACAGGAAATGGAAAGATCAGCTGATGTGCTTGCCGCGGGTATATTGGAGGTGGCTGATCCCACACTTAAAGACAAGTTTTTTATTCGCCAGGTTTGACCACATCTTCTAAGCTTCTTAAATATGGTTAATTCAGAAAGTAACACAATCTATGGGTCAGGTGAAAAAAACACTAAATTATATGTGAAACCTATGTTGATGCCAATTATTAGGTTCGGTGCCTTCACTGACTAATGTCTATAAGGAACAATACTCTAATTATGCTGCAATCTCAGAGGAAGACTTGGTATATTGACAAGAATAGTCTTTTTTCCTCAAATAACTGCAGGCGTATCTCTTTCAAAATGCACAATCAAATAACTTAAAAGAAACATCCTCCGAACATCAGTGTCCCCAATATCTTTTCATTCTTTCCAACCCGTTAAAACATCCTTAACCGAGAGTGGCCCCAGCATACCCAAACAAAGATTtagaaaattccaaaaaaaaaagaaacctaaGGACAAAATAGGATAATGTGGTCAGCTGACTCTTTCTCGCCTTTAACAGAGCAACAGCGACTACCAAAGCAATCAGAATCTTTTGATCTATTTTTAAACAGCATTTCCTTACGGGAAGCGAGTGCTTAGTTATAGGTGTTTGGTTTGTCCGCTTCATGAATTATGATAAATAAGATTCCAATCAGGACTCGGATTTTATATTTCTTTCGTTGTTTCCTTTAGTATTATTAATTAAACTGCATGGCATCTTTTCTAGACCTGGATGGATGAAAGCGATGGTTCCAGTGATTCCATACTGAAGCATAAACCACTTTGGGAAAGTTAcaatagcaaacttggcaaagcAAGGAAAAAAAGAGTtccaaagaaaaagggaaacctTTTTCGAACATATGGTACCAGAGTTATACCAGTGTAAGTGCAAATATCATTTTGACTGGCTGTAATGTTACCCACACCACCTTAAAAAGCCGTTATGGTAACCAccaaaacatttattaaattGAGATGTGGTTTCTCAGCCCATATTTAATTATCTATCATCTTTGACAGTAAAATAACATTACCCAAATGCTTCAAAGGCCTATAAAAGCTGAAGGATAGTGATGGCCATTTTATGTTGATCAGTTGGTGCTCTACAATTTGATAACTTGTGTTAACTTATTTTCGCACTTTTTGTACTCCCTAGTTTCGTGCTATCGCTAGCTGATGTTGATCCTCACCTCATGATGGAAGATGAAAGTATGGTTTGGACAAGTAAAGATGTTGTTGTTGTACTTGAGCATCAATCTGAAGAAGTGCCTCTTAGGTGAGTCACCTAACTTATCTGTTGGTTTGAATTCAACACTGTTCTTTTTATGCTTGGATGCCGTTTAATATGTAGTATTGGCATATCTCTTATTTTCTACGCGCTCTATTTATTTGAAACGCCTATGATAATATGTTCTCTTGCCTCCCTGTGCTCCATTTTAACTCTGAACTAACtgctctttcatttttgttttggcTGGGTTTTCTACAACAGTTATGTTTCTGAGACAAAAAGGAGACATGCTCTTCCATCTCAAGCTCAGCGTCATATAGTAGCAGGACTTGCTTCGGTTGTTGGTGGGTTGAGTGCTCCATATGAAAGGGCTTCTCATATTCATGAAAGGCCAGTGATAAATTGGCTTTGGGCAGTTGGTTGCCATCCTTTTGGACCATTCTCCAATTCTTCGAAGATCAGTCAAATTCTTCATGATGTTGCACGTGTAAGGCAATATGCATTTGATCAATTGTATGAAATGCATAGTGATCTACGGTTTGGTGTGATTACAAATGTTGTACTTCCTCCATGCAAATCCAAACACCCCGGTCCCACCCTTTTTTTTTGTGAAAGGGGAATTTGAATTTATCGGTGTTTGGATTTGGAGGGAGGGAGTAGTTGCTTTTTAGAAGATTATCTGTGAATTCTAAGATTTCGTAAATGCGAATGGGGGTAAAAATTGCATCCCTTAAATACTCACCATCATATCTTAATGAGACCATTCATCCAACTTACATGCATTTGCATTGCAGAGGAACACAATATATGCTCATGTGGATTCTGCACTTCGGAGGATCAGGGAGACGTCAGAGGTATTCAATCTGGTTTATAGTGTCAATAGTTTACACGTTGGTATCAATCAATCCTTCTCCGCAAATTGCAGTTTAGACCAAAATCATGAGTTTCTTACTGATTCCTCAGGTTGTCCAAGCCTTTGCGTCAGAATATCTGAAGACCCCTCTTGGTGAACCAGTGAAAGGCAAAAAGAACAAGACTACCACTGAACTTTGGTTGGAGAAATTTTACAAAAAGACGACTCATCTGCCGGAGCCTTTCCCACATGAATTGGTTGAAAGATTGGAGAAATACCTGGATGTAAGTTTATACGGAGTAAATGTCACAAGTTGTTGTCTTTGTGTTTTCTGCTCTTTTACTAAATGACTCTCGGATTTCAGAACATTGAGGAACAGCTTGTCGATTTATCATCCTTGCTATATGACCATCGGTTGCAAGATGCTCATTTCAACAGCTCAGAAATTCTCCAGACATCAATTTTCACGCAACAGTGAGTTATCCCGACCAATTAAATTTCGCACTTATGGTCAGATGTGGACCCAGAAATTTTTGTTTCTGATGCCGCcttaatttattttaaaaatacTTGGTTGGTGCATGCAGGTATGTGGATAGTATATTGGTCAGCGAAAGGGAGAAGATGAAATGCTGCAGTATTGAATACAAGTCCCCGCGGCAAACATCTCAAACTTTTATATATGGGGGCATTCTTATTGCTGGTTTTGTCGTATATTTTCTTGTTATTTTCTTCTCTAATCCAGTCCGCTGATTGTAGACATAATAGTCCGCCTTGTAAGCCCACCTCTATTAATACAGTGTTGGACAGCCTTTCCTAGTTTCAGCGCCTCAAATGGTTCTTATGCGTCATGTCTCGTCCAAAATATCAGGAGATGCGCTATGAGTCAAGTGTTACGCGATAACATTCCCCTACTTTCTTTAGTTCGGGGCTGATGATTATAGAGGATCTGCCGACCTGCTCGGGGAAGATGAGATAGCGAGGCTAATACCCTTTGTGTAGAAGTTCATTGTGTCATTTCAGTAACAAATAGAACTTGCTCAGGGATTCGACAATTTTTATGTACTACATTGAGCTAGAAGGTTTTATCAGCTGGTACTTTGattagtcgatcgaatggtttttacATATTTTTTGTACAAAAAAATAATCAGTGTATTTTCTGTCAACATGTACTTCGATTTTGGTGAACTAAAACCAATCCGAGATGGTATAACCCCAATTGATAATTACTACTCCGTATTTACTACGGAGTATGTTGCAAGTGTACAACACATCAAAATTAACTCTAGATGACTAAATTTGTTAACGGCTAGATGACCTGACAGCAAATAAGTAAAATAATGATTGAAATAAGATGataaaattcataattatatAACTTGAAAACAAGATGTTAGTAAGCTCGGCGATCAGCTAATCATGTACTATTTTTATATTCAcaatatgtttttttttaattttttttttttagacaactGTGTactattatataaaataaaagcgTCGATTCACAATATGTTGGTTGCTAAATAATTTGATCTTATAAAGACCTCGAATCTAAATTCACTAGACATGCGAGAATCCAACCTGACCTGAAATCAAATTGAACCAAATCAACATATAAAATGATATTTCTGATTTGACAAAATCAAACCAAAACAAAGCTCAGCACGACCTGGTGTTAACCTAATTTGAATGACTCCGTCACCACCTGAATGATTTGCTTACTGACTTAACAGACCCAGCTCGGCACATGCAAATAGAATGATACTCGGAATATTTTTTAACTTGTTACATTTATAACTATAGAAAAAAGTTTTCTTTCGAGTGTTGTAAGAAAATTCACGTCATTATCCGAAGTATATTGGGAAAAAAACGCTCTTACATTACTTATGGCACAAACATtgaaaaaaaataagagaaacaaTGATTTAAGAAAAGGAAATAATGAGAAAAACACTTCTCCAGAAAAAAATCAACTTATCAAAATTCCATAGAAAGCTATAAAATTTTAAACTCAAATGTCTATTGGCTGACAAATAATATGCTCGGAGTTTAAAACATACATTCACCATCATATATGGCACGAGATAAGCGGTCTACGTCTTTCACGTAATAAATTTTGTGGGAGAGTGTTACAATACCTTACATTTCTCCCTGAAAAGACTATAAAAGACAAGAAGCCTTTTTTTGGAGATAAATTAGAAATCAACTAACCAGCATGAAGTTATTCCCAGAGCACATATGAAGAGTATTCCAGCTCTAACATATTAGCACCAATTAGCAATCTCCGGTTTGAAGGAAATGTGGGCGCACAGCTACTACAGTTCAATTTTCTCGAAATATAGACTTAAATCAAACTCATAAGTTATGAGAGCTAACCAGAGAGTGGTGAAAAGTCCACATCGGTTAAGGCTTCAAACTAGATCGATCTGCCCGTTCTCCAGATAGGGCTTGATCGATTTGTACCGAAGAACATATAAATCACCGGCAACTAGGTCTACAATTTCATCCCCACTGCAGAGACAGCAATTTTAGACAGATTTCAATTGACAAGTGCTATGTTCAAAATTATGGTCTAAATTCCATGAAAAGTGTAAGATTCTTACCTATCATCAAGTGGGATGGAACCAATAGACCCCTCACTCTTGCAAAATACAAACGTGTCCAAATTTGGCTCAGGAACTGGGGAAAGGAAAAGATGAGACAGAAAAATCAGTCTGAACATTAACTTAGTTAAAAAAAAGCGCACACGTCAAAGGCTCACCAAGGCATTTGCCTTGGGGTGCCTTAAGTGCGCCTTTTGCACCATGCAATATCCATATTTTTGTCCCGTTATACCCACCTTCTAACTATTTCACCTGCTAACTCTCAAAGTCCAAAAAGGACTTCTATATGTCTATCCTCCGCGGATACTTTCCTCACACGCCATTACAACAAAAAGAGACACAACATCAGCCCAGTTCCTCACACATCATTACAACAAAAACAGACACAACATTAGCTCAGTTTCCGTGTATTACCTTTTAACAATTGACTTACTGTTTCCCAGACCAAGTCACATGCCAAATAATCGCTCTAAAAAATTGTACGTTTATTTACAAGAATTCATTCATATCTGCCTCTACAAGGTCTACGAAACTCATCCATTTATACCTTGAAACACCACTTTGACCCTGCTTCA from Silene latifolia isolate original U9 population chromosome 5, ASM4854445v1, whole genome shotgun sequence encodes the following:
- the LOC141656822 gene encoding uncharacterized protein LOC141656822; translated protein: MKSPFPFPWRREKTSVKNRTPLMTMIMTAILATLLMAMLPSPSLCVPMHKAFRRDQGSPQWHHGAFHDVRDSIRSDVRRMLHSRAEVPFQVPLEVNIVLVGFDGDGGYRYTLDTQKLQEFLKISFPTHRPSCLESGEPLDIEHHLVYNVFSAGQPELISLEKSLKEEMVAAGTARETEFGKEVPAFDVEATAVESVFEQLYNFIFDVGGERYSESEIDRPVPTAIFVLNFDKVRMDPRNNELNLEDFIYGKINQLKEDDMKKQEGDYIYRYRYNGGGASQVWLSSSRFAVIDLSAGPCTYGKIETEEGSIGSKTLPRIRNFIFPKGVSAVADHSSHDLFVGQLGSLISTTVEHVIAPDVRFETVDMTRRLLIPIVVLQNHNRYSIMNQGHNYSIDVEAIKAEVKKMVHQNQDVVIVGGVHALHQHEKLAIAVAEATRGNSVHETKNDGRFHVRTKTYLDGAILKEEMERSADVLAAGILEVADPTLKDKFFIRQTWMDESDGSSDSILKHKPLWESYNSKLGKARKKRVPKKKGNLFRTYGTRVIPVFVLSLADVDPHLMMEDESMVWTSKDVVVVLEHQSEEVPLSYVSETKRRHALPSQAQRHIVAGLASVVGGLSAPYERASHIHERPVINWLWAVGCHPFGPFSNSSKISQILHDVARRNTIYAHVDSALRRIRETSEVVQAFASEYLKTPLGEPVKGKKNKTTTELWLEKFYKKTTHLPEPFPHELVERLEKYLDNIEEQLVDLSSLLYDHRLQDAHFNSSEILQTSIFTQQYVDSILVSEREKMKCCSIEYKSPRQTSQTFIYGGILIAGFVVYFLVIFFSNPVR